A window of Rhabdothermincola salaria contains these coding sequences:
- a CDS encoding chloride channel protein, whose protein sequence is MKVRARLVRDFGVRSQRTLLLSGATGVLTGGAVAGYDWAVQQELFERVIETPVAVQAGLLAVGLLVAAASLLWIAGGASPATADAYIENFHEPDRVLPLRPVIGRLTAGAATLGSGGSLGFEGPSLYMGAVIGSALQARWSRLFTRDDTKVLMVAGAAAGVAAIFKAPATGAVFAMEVPYRDDTARRMLLPSLVGAAMGYLTFVALLGTAPLFRVEGSPPFDLRELGGAVLLGIVCGLGARGFARLIRLAKRLSTLGHPLTRIAAASGVLIALLVLSQVLFDDTLSSGSGYRVLDWLSEPERSIGLIVALLAIRVVATTATLAGGGVGGLFIPLVVAGALVGDATSTALDDPSSLFPLIGVAAFLGAGYRTPLAGVMFVAEATGRPGFVVPGLIASVASQLVMGNDSVSAYQSAGRVGHLERRFQLPIAAALTSDVRAVPPDATIEEFYDHHLLLTRKMDVPVLDGNEYLGMISVDDLARLAPEEWPTTTVAEALDASWPTGAPDWRLEQAIRTMDAAGIDTLPVVDGTTFVGVVSTSDIVRLDEILGDREIS, encoded by the coding sequence ATGAAGGTCCGGGCACGGCTGGTCCGTGACTTCGGCGTGCGCTCGCAGCGCACGCTGCTGTTGTCCGGTGCCACCGGGGTGCTCACCGGTGGCGCCGTCGCCGGCTACGACTGGGCCGTCCAACAGGAGCTCTTCGAGCGGGTGATCGAGACCCCGGTGGCCGTGCAGGCCGGGTTGCTCGCCGTGGGCCTCCTCGTCGCCGCCGCCTCGCTGCTCTGGATCGCCGGGGGCGCCTCCCCCGCCACGGCCGACGCCTACATCGAGAACTTCCACGAGCCCGATCGGGTGCTGCCGTTGCGGCCGGTGATCGGTCGCCTGACCGCCGGCGCCGCCACCCTCGGCAGCGGTGGCTCTCTGGGCTTCGAGGGCCCGTCGCTCTACATGGGCGCCGTGATCGGCTCGGCCCTGCAGGCCCGCTGGTCGCGCCTGTTCACCCGCGACGACACCAAGGTCTTGATGGTCGCCGGTGCCGCCGCCGGCGTGGCCGCCATCTTCAAGGCGCCGGCCACCGGCGCGGTCTTCGCCATGGAGGTGCCCTACCGCGACGACACCGCCCGCCGCATGCTGCTGCCGTCGCTGGTCGGCGCGGCCATGGGCTACCTCACCTTCGTCGCCCTGCTGGGCACGGCCCCGCTGTTCAGGGTCGAGGGGTCGCCTCCGTTCGACCTGCGCGAGCTCGGCGGCGCGGTGCTGCTCGGCATCGTGTGCGGTCTGGGGGCGCGGGGCTTCGCCCGACTGATCCGCCTGGCCAAGCGCCTCTCGACGCTCGGCCACCCCCTCACCCGCATCGCCGCCGCCTCCGGGGTCCTCATCGCCCTGCTGGTGCTGTCCCAGGTGCTCTTCGACGACACGTTGTCGAGCGGATCCGGCTACCGGGTGCTCGACTGGCTGAGCGAGCCGGAGCGTTCGATCGGGCTCATCGTGGCCCTCCTGGCCATCCGGGTGGTGGCCACCACGGCCACGCTGGCCGGTGGTGGGGTGGGCGGGCTGTTCATCCCGCTCGTCGTGGCCGGGGCCCTGGTGGGCGACGCCACCTCCACGGCGCTCGACGACCCGTCGAGCCTGTTCCCCCTCATCGGCGTGGCCGCGTTCCTGGGCGCCGGCTACCGCACGCCGCTGGCCGGCGTGATGTTCGTCGCCGAGGCGACCGGCCGGCCCGGCTTCGTGGTCCCCGGACTCATCGCATCGGTGGCGTCGCAGCTGGTGATGGGCAACGACTCCGTGTCCGCCTACCAGTCGGCCGGCCGGGTCGGACACCTCGAGCGTCGCTTCCAGCTCCCCATCGCCGCGGCGCTGACATCGGACGTGCGCGCCGTGCCCCCGGACGCCACCATCGAGGAGTTCTACGACCACCACCTCTTGCTGACCCGCAAGATGGACGTGCCCGTGCTCGACGGCAACGAGTACCTGGGGATGATCTCGGTCGACGACCTCGCCCGCCTGGCCCCTGAGGAGTGGCCCACCACCACGGTGGCCGAGGCGCTCGACGCGAGCTGGCCGACGGGCGCCCCGGACTGGCGCCTGGAGCAGGCGATCCGCACGATGGACGCGGCCGGCATCGACACCCTGCCGGTCGTCGACGGCACCACCTTCGTCGGGGTGGTGAGCACCTCCGACATCGTGCGCCTCGACGAGATCCTCGGCGACCGCGAGATCAGCTGA
- the ahpC gene encoding alkyl hydroperoxide reductase subunit C produces the protein MALVNTEIKPFTSTAYHNGDFVPVSDEDLKGTWSVVFFYPADFTFVCPTELGDLADHYADFQRLGVEIYSVSTDTHFTHKAWHDTSDTIAKIEYPMIGDPTGEITRNFEVMRDGQGLADRGTFLVDPDGVIQFMEITAEGIGRNATELLRKVKAAQYVRNHPGEVCPAKWEEGEDTLAPSLDLVGKI, from the coding sequence ATGGCACTCGTCAACACCGAGATCAAGCCCTTCACCAGCACCGCCTACCACAACGGCGACTTCGTCCCCGTGAGCGACGAGGACCTGAAGGGCACCTGGTCGGTGGTGTTCTTCTACCCGGCCGACTTCACCTTCGTCTGCCCCACCGAGCTCGGCGACCTGGCCGACCACTACGCCGACTTCCAGCGCCTGGGGGTGGAGATCTACTCGGTCTCGACCGACACCCACTTCACCCACAAGGCCTGGCACGACACGTCGGACACCATCGCCAAGATCGAGTACCCGATGATCGGCGACCCCACCGGCGAGATCACCCGCAACTTCGAGGTCATGCGCGACGGCCAGGGCCTCGCCGACCGCGGCACGTTCCTCGTCGACCCCGACGGCGTCATCCAGTTCATGGAGATCACGGCCGAGGGCATCGGCCGCAACGCCACCGAGCTGCTGCGCAAGGTCAAGGCCGCCCAGTACGTCCGCAACCACCCCGGCGAGGTCTGCCCCGCCAAGTGGGAGGAAGGCGAGGACACCCTGGCCCCCTCGCTGGACCTCGTCGGCAAGATCTGA
- the ahpF gene encoding alkyl hydroperoxide reductase subunit F gives MLDDALKTQLRTHLEKLQRPVELVASLDDGPKSRELADLLAEIAALSDRVGVVRTDQDERRPSFAITSPGTEISVRFAGIPLGHEFTSLVLALLQVGGHPSTATPEIIQAVQALDGDYAFETYMSLSCQNCPDVVQALNLMSVLNPRVRHVAIDGALFQDEVDARQVMAVPTVFLNGELFDSGRMSLEQIVAKLDTGAAERVAGEIDAKEPFDVLVVGGGPAGASAAIYAARKGIRTGVVAERFGGQVLDTMAIENFVSVPHTEGPRLAAALEQHVKDYDVDVMDLQAASRLVPAGEPGGLATVELASGATVQARTVVLSTGARWRNMGVPGEAEYRNKGVTYCPHCDGPLFKGKRVAVIGGGNSGVEAAIDLAGVVGHVTLLEFDDRLRADEVLQRKARSLPNVDIVVSALTTEVVGDGAKVTGLVYEERTTGASRHVELDGVFVQIGLLPNTEWLEGAVDLSPRGEIVIDDRGQTSVEGVFAAGDCTTVPYKQIVIAMGAGSTAALSAFDHLIRSSAPADQSPEPAVA, from the coding sequence GTGCTCGACGACGCCCTGAAGACCCAACTGCGCACCCACCTCGAGAAGCTCCAGCGTCCGGTCGAGCTGGTGGCCTCCCTCGACGACGGCCCCAAGTCCCGCGAGCTGGCCGACCTGCTGGCCGAGATCGCCGCGCTGTCCGATCGTGTCGGCGTCGTGCGCACCGACCAGGACGAGCGCCGACCCTCCTTCGCCATCACCTCACCGGGCACCGAGATCTCGGTGCGCTTCGCCGGCATCCCGCTGGGCCACGAGTTCACCTCCCTGGTGCTGGCCCTGCTGCAGGTCGGCGGCCATCCCTCCACGGCCACCCCCGAGATCATCCAGGCCGTCCAGGCCCTCGACGGCGACTACGCCTTCGAGACCTACATGTCGCTGTCCTGCCAGAACTGCCCCGACGTGGTCCAGGCCCTCAACCTGATGAGCGTGCTGAACCCCCGAGTGCGCCACGTGGCCATCGACGGTGCCCTGTTCCAGGACGAGGTCGACGCCCGCCAGGTGATGGCGGTGCCCACCGTGTTCCTGAACGGTGAGCTGTTCGACTCCGGGCGCATGAGCCTCGAGCAGATCGTGGCCAAGCTCGACACCGGTGCCGCCGAACGGGTGGCGGGCGAGATCGACGCCAAGGAGCCCTTCGACGTCCTCGTCGTCGGCGGTGGGCCCGCCGGCGCTTCGGCGGCGATCTACGCCGCCCGCAAGGGCATCCGCACCGGCGTGGTCGCCGAGCGCTTCGGTGGCCAGGTCCTCGACACCATGGCGATCGAGAACTTCGTGTCGGTCCCCCACACGGAGGGACCCCGGCTGGCCGCCGCGCTCGAGCAGCACGTGAAGGACTACGACGTCGACGTCATGGACCTCCAGGCCGCCTCGCGCCTGGTGCCCGCCGGCGAACCCGGTGGCCTGGCCACCGTGGAGCTGGCCAGCGGGGCCACCGTGCAGGCCCGCACCGTCGTGCTGTCCACCGGCGCCCGGTGGCGCAACATGGGCGTGCCCGGCGAAGCCGAGTACCGCAACAAGGGCGTGACCTACTGCCCGCACTGCGACGGCCCCTTGTTCAAGGGCAAGCGGGTGGCTGTCATCGGGGGCGGCAACTCCGGCGTGGAGGCCGCCATCGACCTGGCCGGGGTGGTCGGCCACGTGACCCTCCTCGAGTTCGACGATCGCCTGCGGGCCGACGAGGTCCTGCAACGCAAGGCCCGGAGCCTGCCCAACGTGGACATCGTGGTCAGCGCTCTCACCACCGAGGTGGTCGGCGACGGCGCCAAGGTGACGGGCCTCGTGTACGAGGAGCGCACCACGGGAGCGTCCCGCCACGTCGAGCTCGACGGCGTGTTCGTCCAGATCGGCCTGCTCCCCAACACCGAGTGGCTCGAAGGGGCCGTTGACCTCTCACCCCGCGGCGAGATCGTCATCGACGATCGCGGCCAGACCTCCGTCGAGGGCGTGTTCGCGGCCGGCGACTGCACCACGGTGCCCTACAAGCAGATCGTGATCGCCATGGGTGCCGGCTCCACGGCCGCCCTGTCGGCGTTCGACCACCTGATCCGCAGCTCGGCCCCCGCCGACCAGAGCCCCGAGCCGGCGGTGGCATAG
- the ppc gene encoding phosphoenolpyruvate carboxylase — MTSPLDDALRADIRRLGQQLGDTLIRQEGREFYDLVEEVRALAKQIRVGGDRLALLDRLAGIDEVTAIRMVRAFSSYFHLANIAEQVHRQADLVGPSEPAIGFAASGDTPRPVSVETLATLARNLDVRPVFTAHPTEATRRTVAHKRRQIADLLMARGDPRGDDAARARIDRHVAETIDLLWQTDELRRRKPTPVDEAANVLAVLDDLRRDVVPGLLEDWAESLRRAGVDPDPTRRPLRFGTWVGGDRDGNPYVTPAVTRDVLGTQRRMALDGAIEGVDVLISELSGSTAVRGCSDELVQHLAREAEVLPRVQARFGELDAEEPYRLALTFVRDRLERTRADRREGYADVDGLVADLLRLRRSLMASRGERIAQGPLDRYLRTVVAFGFVMATMDIREDASAHHDLLAVLYERLPGATTSYRELDREARIDLLGAELASGRPLAPPGLRLDERLGATLELFATIDTQLRRVGAEAIESYIVSMAMDVDDVLAPAVLAMDAGLVSVADGVARLGFVPLFETPDALERAPDVLHRLLSVPAYRRLVELRGDHQEVMLGYSDSNKIGGTTTSLWGIHRAMRAVRDVAAEHGVVLTLFHGRGGTTGRGGGPTADAILAQPAGVQRGSIKITEQGEVISDKYATPELARHNLATTMGAVVEGALFHTESRLSDDRLARWDEIMDLVSDASRRAYRELLEHPSLVAYFRSSTPVDELAGLNIGSRPASRSTPGSPGGRGPDGVEQLRAIPWVFGWTQSRQNVPGWYGVGRGLAAARDAGHGDELAEMASGWPFFRSFLSNVEMVLAKTDLGIASLYVDRLVDPDDRDPFALIEGEYATTVGEVLRVLDQGELLEDSAALARTLELRDAYLEPLHVVQVELLCRARADDDPSPTLRRALLLSINGIANGLRNTG, encoded by the coding sequence GTGACGTCTCCTCTCGACGATGCCCTGCGGGCCGACATCCGCCGCCTCGGACAGCAACTGGGCGACACCCTGATCCGCCAGGAAGGACGCGAGTTCTACGACCTGGTGGAGGAGGTGCGGGCCCTGGCCAAGCAGATCCGGGTGGGCGGCGACCGGCTGGCGTTGCTCGACCGCCTGGCCGGCATCGACGAGGTGACGGCCATCCGGATGGTGCGCGCCTTCAGCTCGTACTTCCACCTCGCCAACATCGCCGAGCAGGTCCACCGCCAGGCCGACCTGGTGGGGCCGTCGGAGCCTGCCATCGGGTTCGCCGCGTCCGGGGACACGCCGCGGCCGGTCTCGGTCGAGACGCTCGCCACCCTGGCCCGGAACCTCGACGTCCGTCCGGTGTTCACCGCCCACCCGACCGAGGCGACGCGGCGGACCGTGGCCCACAAGCGCCGCCAGATCGCCGACCTGTTGATGGCTCGCGGCGACCCTCGAGGCGACGACGCAGCTCGGGCCCGCATCGATCGCCACGTGGCCGAGACCATCGACCTGCTCTGGCAGACCGACGAGCTGCGTCGCCGGAAGCCGACACCCGTCGACGAGGCCGCGAACGTCCTCGCCGTGCTCGACGACCTGCGCCGAGACGTCGTGCCCGGACTGTTGGAGGACTGGGCCGAGAGCCTCCGTCGGGCCGGCGTCGACCCCGACCCCACGCGGCGGCCCCTCCGCTTCGGCACCTGGGTGGGCGGCGACCGCGACGGCAACCCGTACGTGACCCCTGCGGTCACCCGCGACGTGCTCGGCACCCAGCGTCGGATGGCTCTCGACGGGGCGATCGAAGGGGTCGACGTCCTCATCAGCGAGCTGTCCGGGTCCACCGCGGTGCGGGGCTGCAGCGACGAGCTGGTCCAGCACCTGGCCCGCGAGGCCGAGGTGCTGCCCCGGGTGCAGGCCCGTTTCGGGGAGCTCGACGCCGAAGAGCCGTACCGTCTGGCCCTCACCTTCGTCCGCGACCGCCTGGAACGCACCCGGGCCGACCGTCGCGAGGGCTACGCGGACGTGGACGGGCTCGTCGCCGACCTGCTGCGCCTCCGGCGCTCGCTGATGGCGTCGCGCGGTGAGCGCATCGCCCAGGGGCCGCTCGACCGCTACCTGCGCACCGTGGTGGCGTTCGGGTTCGTCATGGCCACCATGGACATCCGCGAGGACGCGTCGGCGCACCACGACCTGTTGGCGGTCCTCTACGAGCGTCTCCCCGGCGCGACCACCTCCTACCGTGAGCTCGACCGTGAGGCCCGCATCGACCTGTTGGGGGCCGAGCTGGCGTCGGGGCGCCCGCTCGCCCCGCCCGGTCTGCGCCTCGACGAACGGCTGGGCGCCACACTCGAGCTCTTCGCCACCATCGACACCCAGCTGCGGCGCGTGGGGGCCGAGGCCATCGAGTCCTACATCGTGTCGATGGCGATGGACGTCGACGACGTGCTGGCACCGGCGGTGCTGGCCATGGACGCCGGGCTGGTCAGCGTCGCCGACGGCGTGGCCCGTCTCGGTTTCGTGCCGCTGTTCGAGACGCCCGATGCCCTCGAGCGGGCACCCGACGTCCTGCACCGCCTGCTGTCGGTCCCCGCGTATCGGCGTCTCGTCGAACTGCGAGGCGATCACCAGGAGGTGATGCTCGGGTACTCCGACTCCAACAAGATCGGCGGGACCACCACCTCGCTGTGGGGCATCCATCGGGCGATGCGCGCCGTGCGCGACGTCGCCGCCGAGCACGGCGTGGTGCTCACCCTCTTCCACGGCCGCGGGGGCACCACCGGTCGGGGCGGGGGGCCGACGGCCGACGCCATCCTCGCCCAGCCGGCTGGGGTGCAGCGGGGGTCGATCAAGATCACCGAGCAGGGCGAGGTCATCTCCGACAAGTACGCCACCCCGGAGCTGGCCCGCCACAACCTGGCCACGACCATGGGGGCAGTCGTCGAGGGAGCCCTCTTCCACACCGAGTCGCGTCTGTCGGACGATCGCCTGGCCCGGTGGGACGAGATCATGGACCTCGTCTCGGACGCCTCCCGCCGGGCCTACCGCGAACTGCTCGAGCACCCGTCCCTGGTCGCCTACTTCCGCAGCTCCACGCCGGTCGACGAGCTGGCCGGTCTCAACATCGGCTCCCGGCCGGCGTCGCGGTCCACACCGGGTTCGCCCGGGGGTCGCGGGCCCGACGGAGTCGAGCAGCTGCGGGCCATCCCGTGGGTCTTCGGGTGGACGCAGTCCCGCCAGAACGTCCCCGGGTGGTACGGGGTGGGCCGGGGGCTGGCCGCCGCCCGCGACGCCGGCCACGGCGACGAGCTGGCCGAGATGGCCAGCGGGTGGCCCTTCTTCCGCAGCTTCTTGTCCAACGTCGAGATGGTGCTGGCCAAGACCGACCTCGGGATCGCCTCGCTCTACGTCGACCGCCTCGTCGATCCCGACGATCGGGACCCGTTCGCCCTCATCGAGGGCGAGTACGCCACGACCGTCGGCGAGGTCCTCCGGGTGCTCGACCAGGGCGAGCTGCTCGAGGACAGCGCCGCGCTGGCGCGCACCCTCGAGCTGAGGGATGCCTACCTCGAGCCCCTCCACGTCGTGCAGGTCGAGCTGCTGTGCCGGGCCCGCGCCGACGACGACCCCTCGCCGACGTTGCGTCGGGCCCTGCTGCTGTCGATCAACGGGATCGCCAACGGCTTGCGCAACACCGGCTGA
- a CDS encoding SDR family NAD(P)-dependent oxidoreductase: MSSERVAVVTGASRGIGKGIALELGASGATVYVTGRTVTAGAMPGTVGETAAEIDDLGGRGIAVACDHHDDDQVTALFDRVRTEQGRLDVLVNNVYSAPDLVPWLGKRFWELPVEAWDQVIDIGTRSHYVASVLGMPLLLAAGGGLIVNISSSGAVTYAHNVVYGVGKAAVDKMTADMAVDLEGTGVSVVSLWPGLVRTELLEMGAQYDGDQAYLELPGEGRFDLSGAESPRFLGRAVVALLGDEGLPARTGRAFTSAGLARELGFTDVDGRVPEVLLRPEA, translated from the coding sequence ATGAGCAGTGAACGCGTCGCCGTGGTGACCGGCGCCAGCCGGGGGATCGGCAAGGGCATCGCCCTCGAGCTCGGAGCCTCGGGGGCCACCGTCTACGTCACCGGTCGCACGGTCACCGCCGGCGCCATGCCGGGGACCGTGGGCGAGACGGCCGCCGAGATCGACGACCTGGGCGGCCGCGGCATCGCGGTCGCCTGCGACCACCACGACGACGACCAGGTGACGGCCCTGTTCGATCGGGTGCGCACCGAGCAGGGACGCCTCGACGTGCTGGTGAACAACGTCTACTCGGCCCCCGACCTGGTGCCGTGGCTGGGCAAGCGCTTCTGGGAGCTGCCGGTCGAGGCGTGGGACCAGGTCATCGACATCGGCACCCGTTCGCACTACGTGGCCAGCGTGCTGGGCATGCCCCTGCTGCTGGCCGCCGGCGGCGGGCTGATCGTGAACATCTCCTCCTCGGGTGCGGTCACCTACGCCCACAACGTCGTGTACGGCGTCGGCAAGGCGGCCGTCGACAAGATGACCGCGGACATGGCCGTCGACCTCGAGGGCACCGGGGTGAGCGTGGTGTCGCTGTGGCCCGGGCTGGTGCGCACCGAGCTGCTCGAGATGGGGGCGCAGTACGACGGCGACCAGGCCTATCTGGAGCTGCCGGGCGAGGGGCGCTTCGACCTCTCCGGGGCGGAGTCGCCCCGCTTCCTCGGGCGGGCGGTCGTCGCCCTCCTCGGTGACGAGGGGCTCCCAGCTCGCACCGGACGGGCCTTCACGTCGGCCGGCCTCGCCCGTGAGCTCGGGTTCACCGACGTCGACGGTCGGGTACCCGAGGTGCTGCTGCGCCCCGAGGCGTGA
- the zwf gene encoding glucose-6-phosphate dehydrogenase, with translation MTNGDPHDINSHLVDPVDAHVVVLFGATGDLARRKLIPGLFHLYQAGLLRRCRVLGVSLDDLDDEGFRSFARGAVDEFSRRVFSDSDWALFSSCLHHIGQAEGAEALADRVSALEAELGGQPQRLHYLSVPPRAAQEVVATLGAAGLTDRARIVMEKPFGTDLASACELNASLHEAFDEDQIFRIDHFLGKEAALNILAFRFANGLFEPIWNREHIDHVQIDVPETLSIGQRIGFYEGTGAYRDMVVTHLFQVLAFMAMEPPTHLDSRAIREEKSKVFRSLTPLEPMDVVRGQYSGYLDEPGVAPHSDTETFVALRCEIDNWRWAGVPFYLRTGKQLAEGARIISIAFREPPKSMFPVGSGVGAHGPDHLTFDLADVSKLSLSFYGKRPGPGLTLDKQSLQFSLHETGRSHDILEAYERLILDAMAGDHTLFNSAEGVERLWEVSQPLLDNPPPVRPYQPGSWGPNAIHQLIAPYAWRLPFERPWRSS, from the coding sequence ATGACCAACGGCGATCCGCACGACATCAACAGCCACCTCGTCGACCCGGTCGACGCCCACGTCGTCGTGCTGTTCGGGGCCACCGGCGACCTGGCCCGGCGCAAGTTGATCCCCGGGCTCTTCCACCTCTACCAGGCCGGCCTGCTGCGCCGCTGCCGTGTCCTCGGGGTGTCCCTCGACGACCTCGACGACGAGGGCTTCCGCTCGTTCGCCCGCGGCGCCGTCGACGAGTTCTCCCGTCGGGTGTTCTCCGACTCCGACTGGGCCCTCTTCTCGAGCTGTCTGCACCACATCGGCCAGGCCGAGGGCGCCGAGGCGCTGGCCGACCGGGTCTCCGCCCTCGAAGCCGAGCTGGGGGGCCAACCCCAACGGTTGCACTACCTGAGCGTGCCGCCGCGGGCCGCCCAGGAGGTGGTGGCCACGCTCGGCGCCGCCGGGCTCACCGACCGGGCGCGCATCGTCATGGAGAAGCCCTTCGGCACCGACCTGGCGTCGGCTTGCGAGCTCAACGCCTCGCTGCACGAAGCCTTCGACGAGGACCAGATCTTCCGCATCGACCACTTCCTCGGCAAGGAGGCGGCGCTCAACATCCTGGCCTTCCGCTTCGCCAACGGGCTCTTCGAGCCGATCTGGAACCGCGAGCACATCGACCACGTCCAGATCGACGTGCCCGAGACCCTCAGCATCGGCCAGCGCATCGGCTTCTACGAGGGCACCGGGGCGTACCGGGACATGGTCGTCACCCACCTGTTCCAGGTCCTGGCCTTCATGGCCATGGAACCGCCCACCCACCTCGACTCGCGAGCCATCCGCGAGGAGAAGAGCAAGGTCTTCCGCTCGCTCACGCCGCTCGAGCCGATGGACGTCGTGCGGGGGCAGTACAGCGGCTACCTCGACGAGCCGGGGGTGGCACCCCACTCCGACACCGAGACCTTCGTGGCGCTGCGCTGCGAGATCGACAACTGGCGCTGGGCGGGCGTGCCCTTCTACCTGCGTACCGGCAAGCAGCTGGCCGAGGGCGCCCGCATCATCTCGATCGCCTTCCGTGAACCGCCCAAGAGCATGTTCCCGGTCGGTTCCGGGGTGGGTGCCCACGGGCCGGACCACCTGACCTTCGATCTGGCCGACGTCTCCAAGCTGTCGCTGTCCTTCTACGGCAAGCGTCCCGGTCCGGGACTCACCCTCGACAAGCAGAGCCTGCAGTTCTCGCTGCACGAGACGGGTCGCAGCCACGACATCCTCGAGGCCTACGAGCGACTGATCCTCGACGCCATGGCCGGTGATCACACCCTCTTCAACTCCGCCGAGGGGGTCGAGCGCCTGTGGGAGGTGTCCCAGCCGCTGCTGGACAACCCACCGCCGGTACGGCCCTACCAGCCCGGCTCCTGGGGACCCAACGCCATCCACCAGCTCATCGCCCCCTACGCCTGGCGCCTTCCCTTCGAACGGCCCTGGCGCTCGAGCTGA
- a CDS encoding LysR substrate-binding domain-containing protein — MNLRDLGYLVAVAEHRHFGKAAAASFVSQPTLSTQLKKLEAELGVELVERNPGHITLTRAGELVAERARSILAEADQIRHIAAQARDPESGSIRLGLFPTLAPYLLPHVVGPLHARFPHLELLLVEEKTEVVVERLRDGQLDAGVLALPIHEPLLHEELLFSEDFVLAVPAEHPLASDTGAIESSVLAGEHVLLLEEGHCLRDQALAVCQLNGASERSGFRATSLETLRQMVAAGVGVTLLPELAVQPPVPASPSVVLRDFSDPPPRRDIAMFWRRTSVYRDLLPAVAEVIRVEAAALVGGRR; from the coding sequence ATGAACCTTCGTGATCTCGGCTACCTCGTCGCCGTCGCCGAGCACCGCCACTTCGGCAAGGCCGCGGCGGCCAGCTTCGTGAGCCAACCGACCCTCTCCACCCAGCTCAAGAAGCTCGAAGCCGAGCTCGGGGTCGAGCTGGTGGAGCGCAACCCCGGCCACATCACGCTCACCCGAGCCGGCGAGCTCGTGGCCGAGCGAGCCCGCTCGATCCTCGCCGAGGCCGATCAGATCCGACACATCGCCGCCCAGGCCCGCGATCCCGAGTCGGGCAGCATCCGCCTCGGGCTGTTCCCCACCCTCGCCCCCTACCTCCTCCCCCACGTCGTCGGGCCTCTCCACGCCCGCTTCCCGCACCTCGAGCTGCTGCTCGTCGAGGAAAAGACCGAGGTCGTGGTCGAGCGGCTGCGCGACGGCCAGCTCGATGCCGGCGTCCTGGCCCTGCCCATCCACGAGCCCCTCCTGCACGAGGAGCTCCTCTTCTCCGAGGACTTCGTCCTGGCCGTGCCCGCCGAGCACCCGCTGGCGTCCGACACCGGCGCGATCGAGAGCTCGGTGTTGGCCGGTGAGCACGTCCTGCTCCTGGAGGAGGGCCACTGCCTGCGCGATCAGGCCCTCGCCGTGTGCCAGCTCAACGGGGCCTCCGAGCGCAGCGGGTTCCGCGCCACCAGCCTCGAGACCCTGCGCCAGATGGTCGCCGCCGGGGTGGGGGTGACGCTGCTGCCGGAGCTCGCCGTCCAGCCGCCCGTGCCCGCCTCCCCGAGCGTCGTGCTGCGCGACTTCTCCGACCCTCCGCCCCGTCGGGACATCGCCATGTTCTGGCGCCGCACCAGCGTGTACCGCGATCTGCTGCCAGCCGTGGCCGAGGTGATCCGGGTGGAGGCGGCCGCCCTGGTCGGCGGGCGGCGCTGA